One window of Treponema denticola genomic DNA carries:
- a CDS encoding cysteine--tRNA ligase, with translation MSLKLYNTLGNKKEEFIPIHKGKAGVYGCGPTVYDYAHIGNLRTYVFQDLLVKTLRFLGYDVTHVMNITDVGHLTDDEDSGEDKMLKSAEERGKSVLEIAEFYTKAFFNDTERLNIERPGIVCKATEHINEMIELIKRIEANGHTYMAGGNLYYDISTFPKYGELANINLEDLKAGARIEIDKNKRNPHDFVLWFTKSKFENQALIWDSPWGRGYPGWHIECSAMSMKYLGEQIDIHKGGIDHIRVHHTNEIAQSEGATGKKWVNYWLHNEFLVMNKGKMSKSAGSFIILEDVINKGFSALDYRFLLLGGHYRSQLTFSWEAMETAKNGRKNLNNRVAKWMDGLSDAEIREYVSLTGRLNLKSAKDIIKNEKALNYFDNFIAAMEDDLSTPKALSELQLLIKEKDIPQKDLLTVLAAMDSILGIKLIEEALNTLKDKSSIEIDESEILRLIEERASAKLDKNYKLADEIRDKLKGMGIVLEDQAGKTTWKKL, from the coding sequence ATGAGTTTAAAATTATATAATACCTTGGGTAATAAAAAAGAAGAATTTATACCTATTCATAAAGGCAAGGCCGGAGTTTACGGTTGCGGGCCTACCGTATATGACTATGCACATATAGGAAACTTACGCACCTACGTTTTTCAAGACCTCCTTGTCAAGACTCTAAGGTTTTTAGGTTATGATGTTACCCATGTTATGAATATAACCGATGTCGGACATTTGACAGATGACGAGGATTCGGGTGAAGATAAAATGCTAAAATCTGCAGAAGAACGCGGTAAATCGGTGCTTGAAATTGCGGAATTTTATACAAAGGCTTTTTTTAACGATACCGAAAGGCTGAATATCGAAAGACCCGGTATTGTCTGCAAGGCTACAGAGCACATAAATGAAATGATAGAGCTTATAAAAAGAATAGAAGCAAACGGGCACACCTACATGGCCGGCGGAAACCTCTACTATGATATTTCTACATTTCCTAAATACGGAGAATTGGCAAATATAAACCTTGAAGACCTTAAGGCCGGAGCCCGTATCGAAATAGATAAAAATAAACGCAATCCTCATGACTTTGTTCTTTGGTTTACAAAGAGCAAGTTTGAAAATCAAGCTCTTATCTGGGATTCGCCTTGGGGAAGAGGTTATCCCGGCTGGCATATCGAGTGCTCTGCCATGAGTATGAAGTATCTGGGAGAACAAATCGATATTCACAAGGGCGGGATAGACCATATAAGGGTTCATCATACCAATGAAATAGCCCAGTCCGAAGGAGCAACGGGTAAAAAATGGGTAAATTATTGGCTTCATAACGAATTCCTCGTTATGAATAAGGGCAAGATGTCTAAGTCTGCCGGTTCTTTTATCATTTTGGAAGATGTTATAAATAAGGGATTTTCAGCTCTTGACTACCGTTTCTTGCTCTTGGGCGGGCATTACCGAAGTCAGCTTACTTTTTCATGGGAAGCTATGGAAACGGCAAAAAACGGCCGAAAAAACTTAAATAACAGAGTTGCAAAGTGGATGGATGGATTATCAGACGCCGAAATAAGGGAATATGTATCCTTAACGGGACGCCTTAACCTTAAAAGTGCGAAAGACATAATAAAAAATGAAAAAGCTCTCAACTACTTTGATAATTTTATTGCCGCTATGGAAGATGATTTATCTACACCTAAGGCCTTATCGGAGCTGCAGCTTTTAATAAAGGAAAAAGACATTCCGCAAAAGGATTTGTTAACGGTTCTTGCAGCAATGGATTCGATTTTGGGCATCAAACTGATAGAAGAAGCCCTTAATACGCTAAAGGATAAAAGTTCTATTGAAATCGATGAATCCGAAATTCTTAGGTTAATAGAGGAGAGAGCTTCGGCAAAACTTGACAAAAATTATAAACTGGCTGATGAAATTCGGGATAAACTAAAGGGTATGGGTATTGTCCTTGAAGATCAGGCCGGTAAAACAACGTGGAAAAAATTATAA
- a CDS encoding RNA polymerase sigma factor produces the protein MFNGKGVVRALSDDDFRSIYEALMPVIYKVAYNIVREGDIAEDICHDSLIKMTEKKMEFPSMDDAKYWLIRVTRNASLNYVKRCGRERKAYAKALKEDTRKVDTGEEIVLKQESISSVQAALEKLPKNLRAVLQLKEYGSLNYKEIGSILGISEGNVKVRVFRAREQLAKHIGESDVYMP, from the coding sequence GTGTTTAATGGTAAAGGTGTTGTGAGAGCTTTATCGGATGATGATTTCAGGTCGATATATGAAGCTCTTATGCCTGTTATTTATAAAGTAGCCTACAATATAGTCAGAGAAGGAGATATAGCCGAAGATATCTGCCATGATTCTTTGATAAAAATGACCGAAAAAAAGATGGAATTCCCGTCTATGGATGATGCTAAATACTGGCTTATTAGGGTTACAAGGAATGCATCGCTTAATTATGTAAAAAGGTGTGGTCGAGAACGAAAAGCTTATGCTAAAGCGCTAAAGGAAGATACTCGCAAGGTCGATACCGGAGAGGAGATAGTACTAAAGCAAGAATCTATAAGTTCGGTTCAAGCCGCCCTTGAAAAATTGCCTAAAAATTTGAGGGCTGTTTTACAGCTTAAAGAATACGGCAGTTTGAATTACAAGGAGATAGGGAGCATTCTTGGAATAAGCGAAGGTAATGTGAAGGTTCGAGTTTTTAGAGCTCGAGAGCAACTAGCTAAACATATAGGAGAAAGCGATGTCTACATGCCCTGA
- a CDS encoding anti-sigma factor family protein, whose translation MSTCPDKDLYSAYVDGELESPWKEKIEAHLASCEKCSVIVDSYKKMSLKLSENSFPELDLDGSFLKLYAKRQDCLKRMEINKNKPTSWFYKSNKIPVPALAAAALFLFVLTPIIVLSTRESLDPSGAVTATEFKSVDSIVSDLKPVNKFKLNVSNVLGVNKDMLGFKDKKKEINLSQYVNLYLPPSNKEEFDILKQEIKPQVLFFSTQKVTTRTSVNNGQ comes from the coding sequence ATGTCTACATGCCCTGATAAAGATTTATATTCAGCCTATGTTGATGGAGAATTAGAGTCCCCATGGAAAGAAAAAATTGAAGCTCATTTGGCTTCTTGTGAAAAATGCAGTGTAATTGTAGATTCATATAAAAAAATGAGTCTAAAATTGTCTGAAAACTCCTTTCCTGAGCTGGACCTTGACGGTTCTTTCCTTAAGCTCTATGCCAAAAGGCAGGATTGCTTAAAAAGGATGGAGATCAATAAAAACAAACCTACAAGCTGGTTTTATAAATCGAATAAAATTCCTGTTCCGGCATTAGCAGCGGCAGCCTTGTTTCTTTTTGTGTTAACCCCTATTATTGTGTTGAGCACACGGGAAAGTTTGGATCCATCCGGAGCTGTTACCGCTACCGAATTCAAATCCGTTGATTCTATAGTTAGTGATTTAAAACCGGTAAATAAATTCAAGTTAAATGTTTCAAATGTCTTGGGCGTAAATAAAGATATGTTAGGTTTTAAAGACAAAAAGAAAGAAATAAATTTAAGCCAATATGTAAATTTATACCTGCCTCCTTCAAATAAGGAAGAATTTGATATATTAAAGCAAGAAATAAAGCCTCAAGTCTTATTTTTTAGTACTCAAAAAGTTACAACTCGTACTTCTGTAAACAATGGGCAATAG
- a CDS encoding transglutaminase domain-containing protein translates to MGNRFTYLFRKYFVFRFFIFLLLFCSLAAFILYLTSLTAKYPLITEITPPIAKAGDEIVITGEYFGDEVDSSWIEIGDAIIQAENCTVWTDKKIVFKYPEYQNGGIVYVVVQNKKSLPSFMASVSSMPLIKDKAHSGGIPSIIALDKDFAEVGSIIKISGENFGETRGNSQVLFVSDFNSSMIEQVEKKEEIEAARCSDYDYDFVLWSNQELHVRVPDGADSGMLLVVTSSGASNTVPFRIKNKIGTKTYSNKKNFAIAAEVDISNVEAVEKNSLFIKVPLPIQSYSQRDVKVLSINPSPFVADYQGAAIHQYENINSSTKVHIRQEYGVNTYEVNTRINPVNVRVNSRQNRAIYDNYAIATELIPANDPLIQKTAAEIIQSERNPYNKARRIYNYLLKNVEIIPASILNSGASPVNALKEKKADTYDITILFAALARAAGIPAQPVAGIIADVSQASYLHWWAEFYLEGFGWIPVDLGLAKSVPFDMGIPQSENWYFGNLDAFRVAFSRGENIQPPMASNSTMVSKERSYAFYNGWEEFSGLTKYNSVWKTPNVIAIY, encoded by the coding sequence ATGGGCAATAGATTTACTTATTTATTTAGAAAATATTTTGTTTTTAGATTTTTTATATTCCTTCTTCTTTTTTGCAGTCTTGCAGCCTTTATTTTGTATTTAACATCTTTGACTGCTAAATATCCCTTGATAACCGAAATTACTCCCCCCATTGCCAAAGCCGGTGATGAAATTGTAATAACCGGAGAGTATTTCGGAGATGAAGTAGACTCCTCATGGATTGAAATAGGAGATGCCATCATTCAAGCGGAAAATTGTACTGTTTGGACCGATAAAAAAATTGTTTTTAAATATCCCGAATATCAAAACGGCGGCATCGTATATGTTGTTGTACAGAATAAAAAATCTTTGCCTTCATTTATGGCGTCCGTTTCTTCAATGCCTTTAATAAAAGATAAGGCCCATTCCGGAGGAATCCCTTCAATAATTGCTTTAGATAAGGATTTTGCCGAAGTAGGCAGTATTATAAAAATTTCAGGTGAGAATTTTGGGGAGACAAGGGGAAACTCCCAAGTTTTATTTGTATCCGATTTTAATTCTTCAATGATTGAACAAGTTGAAAAAAAAGAAGAAATAGAGGCCGCCCGTTGTTCGGACTATGATTACGATTTTGTGCTTTGGTCAAATCAGGAGCTTCATGTAAGGGTTCCGGATGGGGCGGATTCCGGAATGCTTTTGGTTGTAACTTCTTCAGGAGCCAGCAACACTGTTCCCTTTAGAATAAAAAACAAAATAGGTACAAAGACTTATTCAAACAAAAAGAATTTTGCAATTGCTGCTGAAGTTGATATTTCAAATGTAGAGGCCGTAGAAAAAAATTCCCTTTTTATAAAGGTTCCGCTTCCGATTCAGTCTTATTCACAGAGGGATGTTAAGGTTTTGTCTATTAATCCTTCTCCCTTTGTAGCCGATTATCAGGGAGCTGCCATCCATCAGTATGAAAATATAAATTCTTCTACAAAAGTTCACATAAGACAAGAATATGGTGTAAATACTTATGAGGTTAATACAAGGATTAATCCCGTTAATGTAAGAGTGAACTCCCGACAGAACAGAGCTATCTATGATAATTATGCTATTGCTACCGAGTTAATTCCGGCGAATGATCCTCTCATTCAAAAAACGGCAGCAGAAATTATTCAAAGTGAAAGAAATCCTTACAATAAGGCAAGACGCATATATAATTATTTATTAAAAAATGTCGAAATAATTCCGGCTTCAATATTGAATTCCGGGGCTTCGCCCGTAAATGCGTTGAAAGAAAAAAAGGCCGATACCTACGATATAACTATTTTATTTGCGGCTCTTGCAAGGGCTGCCGGTATACCCGCTCAGCCTGTTGCCGGAATCATTGCAGATGTTTCTCAAGCAAGTTATCTTCACTGGTGGGCGGAGTTTTATCTGGAGGGCTTCGGATGGATACCTGTAGACCTCGGTTTGGCAAAGTCCGTTCCATTCGATATGGGCATTCCTCAGAGTGAAAACTGGTATTTCGGTAATTTGGATGCTTTTAGGGTCGCGTTTTCCCGAGGTGAGAATATTCAGCCGCCGATGGCGTCTAACAGTACAATGGTATCAAAAGAAAGAAGTTATGCCTTTTATAACGGCTGGGAAGAGTTTTCGGGTCTTACAAAATATAATTCCGTTTGGAAAACCCCGAATGTAATTGCTATTTACTAA
- a CDS encoding TrkH family potassium uptake protein, translated as MKALQYVRIISMILAIISISFIIPIGTALYENEAYLIPSFLIPTAFVFAVAAVFFFFLRNKKVRLSVSGGIILVAAAWIAAGILGAIPLCISGVIPNFADAVFESVSGFTTTGATILTDIEACPMTMHVWRTQMHWLGGMGIVALTVALFPLLGVGGFQLIKSETTGPDKGKVTAKITHTAKALWFIYLGMTIVQIILLMLAGLPFLEALCHTFASLGTGGFSTRNASVGAFHSPSVEIICAVFMILAGVNFSLYFHLFTGHPEEFFHNSELKAYLKIVFVSTVLIALSIYPIYGIGGGLRQSFFQVASIITTTGFSTADYNAWPEFAKMVLFFLMFVGGCSGSTAGSIKVIRWLILQKQAGMEAKRLLSPHGVFGIQLNNRPGRKDIVYSVAGFMFCYFLLTLITALVAAANGADLLSGFTASLALIGNIGPGFGRVGPAGNFAFFSSPVKIFFSFVMLAGRLELYTMVIYFMPAFWKR; from the coding sequence ATGAAAGCCTTACAATATGTCCGAATAATTTCTATGATTCTCGCAATAATTTCCATAAGCTTCATCATTCCGATTGGAACAGCTCTTTACGAAAACGAAGCTTACTTGATTCCGTCTTTTTTAATTCCTACAGCCTTTGTCTTTGCTGTTGCAGCAGTTTTTTTCTTCTTTTTGAGAAACAAAAAAGTCAGACTTTCGGTTTCGGGCGGTATAATATTGGTTGCAGCAGCATGGATAGCTGCGGGTATTTTAGGAGCAATACCATTATGTATTTCAGGCGTAATACCCAACTTTGCAGACGCCGTCTTTGAATCCGTATCAGGTTTTACAACAACGGGAGCCACCATACTCACGGATATAGAAGCCTGCCCAATGACAATGCATGTATGGAGAACCCAGATGCACTGGCTTGGAGGAATGGGAATAGTAGCTCTAACTGTTGCCCTATTTCCTCTTTTAGGAGTAGGAGGTTTTCAGCTCATCAAAAGTGAAACTACCGGCCCCGACAAGGGAAAGGTAACGGCAAAGATAACCCACACGGCAAAAGCTCTTTGGTTTATATATCTTGGAATGACTATAGTGCAGATAATCCTCTTAATGCTTGCAGGTCTTCCATTCCTCGAAGCCCTCTGCCACACCTTTGCCTCTTTGGGAACAGGAGGCTTTTCTACAAGAAATGCAAGCGTTGGAGCCTTCCATTCTCCGTCGGTTGAAATTATTTGTGCTGTCTTTATGATTTTGGCAGGTGTAAACTTCAGCCTTTATTTTCATCTGTTTACCGGCCATCCGGAAGAATTTTTCCATAATTCGGAACTTAAAGCCTATCTTAAAATAGTATTTGTATCAACCGTTTTAATTGCTCTTTCTATCTATCCCATTTACGGAATCGGAGGAGGGTTAAGACAAAGCTTTTTCCAAGTCGCCTCGATAATAACGACCACAGGCTTTTCAACGGCCGACTATAACGCATGGCCGGAGTTCGCAAAAATGGTGTTATTTTTCTTGATGTTTGTTGGGGGGTGCTCAGGCTCAACGGCAGGAAGCATCAAGGTAATCCGCTGGCTGATACTGCAAAAGCAAGCCGGAATGGAAGCAAAACGGCTTTTAAGCCCCCATGGTGTTTTCGGTATTCAGCTTAATAACCGTCCGGGAAGAAAAGATATAGTTTACAGCGTTGCAGGCTTTATGTTTTGCTACTTCCTCTTAACCCTTATTACAGCCTTGGTTGCAGCTGCCAATGGAGCTGATCTATTGAGCGGCTTTACGGCTTCTCTTGCCCTTATAGGAAACATAGGCCCCGGTTTTGGAAGAGTAGGCCCGGCAGGAAACTTTGCATTTTTTTCATCCCCGGTTAAGATTTTCTTTTCTTTTGTGATGCTTGCAGGACGATTGGAATTATACACAATGGTAATTTATTTTATGCCTGCTTTCTGGAAAAGATAA